The Oncorhynchus mykiss isolate Arlee chromosome 27, USDA_OmykA_1.1, whole genome shotgun sequence sequence CAGAGTCAGTTGAATCACATCCATCAGATAAAGAAGATGAACTACGTTCTGATATAGGGGATTCACTCCTACATGGGGAAGGCAAGCTCAGGATTGAAACAGGCAGATCACTGGAGTCAGTATGCTCCAGAAGCACAGCACTGGAGTCAGCTTTTTCCATAAGTTCTTCCCCTTGGACTGGAGCTCCACCCATTCTGAGGAACAATGTCTCCAGCTTTGCCTGAAGTCTCTCGCAGAGTCTACGAGCTGCATGGAAGGGTTTCCGCTTTGTCGTACAGTGTCCCACTTGGGTATCTCTCTGGGTGCTTGTTGGCTGATCTAATTCAGCATACTGCACAATGTCCTTGACATCTTCAACAAAGTTATCAATTATTTTTGATGACTCAGATTCTACTTTGGTCTGTATGAGCTCAGTGGCCGCAGAATCAAGGATCCTGTCAGATGGGCTAGATGCATTCATCAAGCTTGGAGTGGTACTAAACGAATGAGAAGGTTgaaccataccagagatatcgctcattaaccttctcacaagaatttcactcacagcctttgaggctttggtcttgaacttcacactaaacagagtgccaagattttgcatcattgctttgcaagATGTACATATTATGTTCAGCTCCTCTGGAACAGGAGAGTCTTCAACATCCAGGTGCTCCACTACAAGGTCACTGCCAGATGCCAACATTTTAACTTTCACAGCCACTTCTCGAAAAACCTTAGCCAATTCCGGATCTTCTTTTTCCAATTCACCCACCATCTCTGCGATAACAGTCATCACTTCTTCTGTTGCAGGTGGAATGCATGACTCTAATACAGAGGTAGAGCTCTGGTCCTCTGGGGTGGTGTgatcatcaaaacatttctggaccatgttgaccattTGTTCAGCGGCCTGGGTACCAGAAGAAATAGGGGAGGACCGCCCTGAAATGGCTCTGCTGATGGTCGCAGAGAGGGCAGAGTTAAGCTGTTCGACCACCACCTTGATAAGACCAACAGTCAGCTCAGGTGGGCAAGAGGACAGGATATTATGATCAgacagttgctcctggacacttttgatgattctgtcctctgtcattcccaggaggactttcactgaggtctgggaactttaaaaCGAACAAGCAAAGCATGATAATTCCTGTCTTAACTTGGCAAATCGGTCAAGCGTTGTAATTTTAGTATTCTAAATATCTACATGTCCTTTTGATCGCTTTACATGCTCATTCATTTGAATATGCTCAAAGGCTGACACATTACATGTTGTACTACATCAGATAGAGTAAATTGCATTGGCTAACACTGGGATAGATGATCTCGGTGAAATCCATACATGAAAACCTTGAGGGGAACATACCTCTTAGAAGAGGGTGTTAGGGACCTGAGATGTTGAGCCCCTGTGCCGCCCTTATACATTTTCTTCGCCAGATATCtaacttcctggatgagctccagTCTTTCCTGATCAAAGGCATCAAAGGATCTTGCACTGCCACCCCtcttgggtgagtcagtgtcgTCGTCAGCAAAGTCCTTTACCCCAAGTACGCGGGCCAGGGCtggcagcaggatctgcaggGTGGTCTGTGCGATGAAGGTTACAATTGTCTTGCACAATTTGGCAAGCTGTTCCTTCGTCATCTGATTTGAACAAACATAACAAAAACAGTATTTTCAATGGAACTGtgatgtaaagtattctagatcgaacagaatgcatttgatcaacattgttattcttgtctgtgactgaattcaaagtttgatgaagtctgacagagaacatgaataacagaatatgacttgatggctaatctctgaattcaacagatcattgacacatcaaaggtcaaaggcaggtagggaaacttacagggttttttagtcctttgtagatcacttgccactgcctagacaatttaaaataagtgttttagttagtgtttagttcccactgcacaatatttcataaatgttgaacattacagaaaaacttttaacatactcat is a genomic window containing:
- the LOC118944652 gene encoding uncharacterized protein LOC118944652; this encodes MSYVAQREDGDPQREGKEVVEEEPVATPKEEAKKGRKAKSKRSGKMSRKLGTDNDAVSRNKHLDRGSVIELLEKKAVQAAFGPGNKDEMEYSYPILISFLRNLTDEQWQVIYKGLKNPMTKEQLAKLCKTIVTFIAQTTLQILLPALARVLGVKDFADDDTDSPKRGGSARSFDAFDQERLELIQEVRYLAKKMYKGGTGAQHLRSLTPSSKSSQTSVKVLLGMTEDRIIKSVQEQLSDHNILSSCPPELTVGLIKVVVEQLNSALSATISRAISGRSSPISSGTQAAEQMVNMVQKCFDDHTTPEDQSSTSVLESCIPPATEEVMTVIAEMVGELEKEDPELAKVFREVAVKVKMLASGSDLVVEHLDVEDSPVPEELNIICTSCKAMMQNLGTLFSVKFKTKASKAVSEILVRRLMSDISGMVQPSHSFSTTPSLMNASSPSDRILDSAATELIQTKVESESSKIIDNFVEDVKDIVQYAELDQPTSTQRDTQE